One Salmo salar chromosome ssa01, Ssal_v3.1, whole genome shotgun sequence DNA window includes the following coding sequences:
- the LOC106607016 gene encoding zinc finger protein 11 isoform X4, producing the protein MSETKCTESLGPGCDGGQQAPEMASWQTLKKLTVLLEDCRFMPGQRVNIKVEEEEMTSVLADHGKSSESSRPQDNRSPHSSQREKSSTKQSRLKRHLHSGETPSHCSGSKESVSTVTLSKRPKTVHPKEKRQNCSDCGRSFSSAGCIRKRMPLFHSGEKPFHCLECSKKYTRSDQLKDHMVICSGVRPYQCPDCEKQCQEVSHAVVKSSDPNHVLVHSGEKLYKYPYCEKTFTASDHTQQLYTHTGETPYCCSDCNSYFVNALQFKRHKQEHTGEKPHVCSKCDLCFFIEEDLKAHEMIHTEKLHPCSDCGRTFSTARYLTKHKRIHLGIKPFCCTQCDKGYTNSDQLKVHMMTHTGVRPYQCGQCKKSFKTKPHLKYHLLIHEVGMFHHCPDCDQRFSAEETLKEHMQLHMGEKPFHCLQCEKRYSTSDGLKEHMVTHTDAVGSPSTRNVEEQCQEIHAVEKSSNINQHLHEHSVENPHPHQCPHCEKGFSKQSYLKEHLLLHACEIPYRCKKSYPTSRKLKDHQANSHIERPSICSDCGKSFAQLRSLTRHQQIHTGEKPHQCPICEKSFYRKSNLQQHLAVHAGKKPYQCSHCEKNFSRQLQLKIHMYSHTGEQTYHCADCNSFFLYALQFKRHMQEHTGEKPHLCSDCGLTFHIEEDLKAHERIHRGEKPHHCSDCGRNFSSAGCLNQHKLLHLGHKSFQCEQCDKKFSRSVQLKVHMSRHTGEKPYQCSECDKSYCLSNLLQKHQSITHRGEKPYLCSDCGKCFGYRHQLIVHQRMHTGEKPFVCSECGKQYSNTCGLKIHQRTHTGEKPYQCPDCDQCFIRVDSLKHHQSLTHTGKWPFNCIICGKGFSSSCELKGHMRSHSGDKPYQCPVCEKRFTLAGTCRKHQKTHTVREKPHACTECEKSFVNAQRLKVHKRVHTGEKPYHCSDCGKNFTQLTSLNRHKVKQHKRT; encoded by the exons TCTGAGACCAAATGTACAGAGTCACTGGGTCCTGGTTGTGACGGTGGGCAGCAGGCTCCAGAGATGGCGTCTTGGCAGACTCTAAAGAAGTTAACAGTGCTGCTGGAGGACTGCAGGTTTATGCCGGGCCAGAGAGTCAACATCAAAGTAGAAGAGGAGGAGATGACTTCTGTCCTCGCTGATCATG GAAAGAGCTCTGAGTCCTCAAGACCCCAAGACAATAGATCTCCTCACAGTTCTCAACGTGAGAAGAGCTCCACAAAACAATCACGTCTTAAACGGCACCTGCACTCTGGAGAGACGCCGTCCCACTGTTCAGGTAGCAAAGAAAGTGTCTCTACTGTGACATTGTCAAAGAGACCCAAGACAGTCCATCCTAAAGAGAAGCGTCAGAACTGCTCTGACTGCGGGAGAAGTTTCTCTTCAGCAGGATGTATCAGGAAACGCATGCCGTTGTTCCATTCAGGAGAGAAACCCTTCCACTGCCTAGAGTGTAGTAAGAAGTACACTAGATCAGATCAGTTGAAAGATCATATGGTTATATGCTCTGGTGTGAGACCTTACCAATGCCCTGACTGTGAAAAACAATGTCAAGAAGTATCACATGCTGTAGTAAAAAGTTCTGATCCTAATCATGTGTTAGTACATTCTGGAGAGAAATTGTATAAATACCCTTACTGTGAGAAGACTTTCACAGCATCAGACCATACTCAacagctgtacacacacactggagagacacCTTACTGTTGTTCAGATTGTAATTCATATTTCGTTAATGCATTACAATTTAAGAGACATAAGCAAgagcacactggagagaagcctcacGTCTGCTCCAAATGTGATCTTTGTTTCTTTATAGAAGAGGACTTAAAAGCACATGAAATGATTCACACAGAGAAGCTTCACCCCTGTTCTGACTGTGGGCGAACATTTTCTACAGCGCGGTATTTAACTAAACACAAGCGGATACATTTAGGGATTAAGCCTTTCTGCTGCACCCAATGTGACAAAGGGTACACCAATTCAGATCAGTTAAAAGTTCATATGATGACGCATACTGGGGTGCGGCCTTACCAATGTGGTCAATGTAAGAAGAGTTTTAAAACCAAGCCGCATCTTAAATACCACCTGTTAATTCATGAGGTAGGGATGTTTCACCACTGCCCTGACTGTGATCAAAGGTTCTCTGCTGAGGAAACTTTAAAGGAACACATGCAGTTACACATGGGAGAGAAACCTTTCCACTGTCTGCAATGTGAGAAGAGGTACAGTACTTCAGATGGATTGAAAGAACATATGGTGACCCATACTGATGCTGTTGGGTCACCAAGTACCAGAAATGTAGAAGAACAATGTCAGGAAATACATGCTGTTGAAAAAAGTTCCAATATTAATCAACACCTGCATGAACATTCTGTAGAGAACCCTCACCCTCATCAGTGTCCTCACTGTGAGAAGGGTTTCTCAAAACAATCCTATCTTAAAGAACACTTGCTTTTACACGCTTGTGAGATACCTTACCGGTGTAAGAAAAGTTATCCGACTTCCAGAAAATTAAAAGATCATCAGGCAAACTCGCATATAGAAAGGCCTTCTATTtgttctgactgtggaaagagctTTGCTCAACTACGCAGCCTTACTAGGCACCAGCAAATACACACTGGGGAAAAGCCTCACCAGTGCCCCATCTGTGAGAAGAGTTTCTACAGAAAATCTAATCTTCAACAACACTTGGCAGTACATGCTGGCAAGAAACCTTACCAGTGCTCTCATTGTGAGAAGAATTTCTCAAGACAATTACAACTTAAGATACATATGTACTCACACACTGGAGAGCAAACTTACCACTGTGCCGATTGTAATTCATTTTTCCTTTATGCATTACAATTTAAGAGACACATGCAAgagcacactggagagaagcctcacctctgctctgactgtggtcTAACCTTTCATATAGAAGAGGACTTAAAAGCACATGAAAGGATTCACAGAGGAGAGAAGCCTCatcactgctctgactgtgggcgAAATTTCTCCTCAGCAGGATGCTTAAATCAACACAAGCTCTTACATCTGGGACATAAATCTTTCCAATGTGAGCAATGTGATAAGAAGTTCTCAAGATCAGTTCAGTTGAAAGTTCATATGTCAAGACATACTGGAGAGAAACCATATCAATGTTCTGAATGTGATAAAAGTTATTGTCTTTCCAACCTCTTACAAAAACATCAGAGTataacacacaggggagaaaaacCTTACctttgctctgactgtggaaagtgtTTTGGTTACCGACACCAACTCATAGTCCACCAGCGAATGCACACTGGGGAAAAGCCTTTTGTCTGCTCTGAGTGTGGAAAACAGTATTCCAATACATGTGGCTTGAAAATACATCAGCGAACACATACTGGAGAGAAACCGTACCAATGTCCTGACTGTGATCAATGTTTCATCAGGGTAGATTCCCTTAAACACCATCAATCATTGACGCATACAGGGAAGTGGCCTTTCAACTGCATTATTTGTGGAAAAGGTTTTTCGTCTAGCTGTGAGCTAAAAGGCCACATGCGCAGTCATAGTGGCGATAAGCCTTATCAATGCCCCGTCTGTGAGAAGCGTTTCACGCTCGCGGGAACATGTCGAAAACACCAGAAAACTCACACCGTGAGAGAGAAACCTCATGCCTGTACTGAATGCGAAAAGAGTTTCGTAAATGCACAAAGACTAAAGGTACATAAGAGAGTACATACTGGTGAGAAGCCATaccactgctctgactgtgggaagaactTCACTCAATTGACAAGCTTAAATAGGCACAAGGTCAAACAACACAAAAGGACATAG